A single genomic interval of Hyalangium ruber harbors:
- a CDS encoding PQQ-dependent sugar dehydrogenase: MRTLSMTLLLAALLWSCSGKTPNPSDDKPQTPEDPVPPDDALPSGPPVPTGPPNVPEFQPAFAGQTRAPAIQTKTALQVTEIALGFRNPWAIAFLPDQRMLVTEKPTGALYIVTPQGAKSPAVAGLPSVDGRGQGGLLDVEVGPDYAQSSLIYWTYYEPRQGGNGLAVARAKLVEGAQPRVEGVQVIFRMMPTLESTLHAGGRLVFTPDGKLFVTLGERSILEGRVQARDVRSHFGKVVRINPDGSVPQDNPYVNTAGAKPEIWSVGHRNILAAALDRQQRLWTVEMGPRGGDELNRPEAGKDYGWPTIGYGEEYSGAPIHESPQGPGMEQPVYYWDPVISPSGMTIYTGELFPEWRDNVFIGSLSGQALVRLMMRNDRVVGEERLLTDLRARIREVVQGPEGALYLLTDATNGKLLKITPR; this comes from the coding sequence ATGCGAACCTTGTCGATGACCCTCTTGCTCGCCGCCCTCCTGTGGAGTTGTAGCGGCAAGACCCCCAATCCCTCGGATGACAAGCCGCAAACCCCCGAGGACCCGGTGCCGCCCGACGACGCGCTTCCCAGCGGCCCCCCTGTCCCAACGGGCCCTCCCAACGTGCCCGAGTTTCAGCCGGCCTTCGCCGGTCAGACGCGCGCTCCGGCCATCCAGACGAAGACGGCCTTGCAGGTCACCGAGATCGCCTTGGGCTTCAGGAATCCCTGGGCCATCGCATTCCTCCCCGACCAGCGCATGCTGGTGACGGAGAAGCCCACCGGCGCGCTCTACATCGTCACGCCCCAGGGCGCGAAGTCTCCCGCCGTCGCGGGACTGCCGTCCGTGGACGGCCGTGGACAAGGCGGTCTGCTCGACGTGGAGGTGGGCCCCGACTACGCCCAGAGCAGCCTCATCTACTGGACCTATTACGAGCCACGCCAGGGCGGCAATGGTCTGGCGGTGGCACGCGCCAAGCTCGTGGAGGGTGCGCAGCCGCGCGTGGAGGGCGTGCAGGTCATCTTCCGCATGATGCCCACGCTCGAGTCGACCCTGCATGCGGGAGGGCGGTTGGTGTTCACCCCCGACGGTAAGCTGTTCGTCACGCTGGGCGAGCGGTCCATCCTCGAGGGCAGGGTGCAGGCGCGCGATGTGCGGAGCCATTTCGGCAAGGTCGTCCGCATCAACCCCGACGGCTCGGTGCCGCAGGACAACCCGTATGTGAACACCGCAGGAGCCAAGCCGGAGATCTGGTCGGTGGGGCACCGCAACATCCTGGCGGCGGCGCTCGACCGCCAGCAGCGGCTGTGGACGGTGGAGATGGGGCCGCGCGGGGGAGACGAGCTCAACCGCCCCGAGGCGGGGAAGGACTATGGCTGGCCCACCATCGGCTATGGCGAGGAGTACTCGGGCGCGCCCATCCACGAGAGCCCGCAGGGCCCGGGCATGGAGCAGCCCGTGTACTACTGGGATCCGGTGATCTCGCCCTCGGGGATGACCATCTACACCGGGGAGCTCTTCCCCGAGTGGCGCGACAATGTCTTCATTGGAAGCTTGTCCGGCCAGGCGCTGGTGCGGCTGATGATGAGGAATGACCGCGTGGTGGGCGAGGAGCGGCTGCTCACGGACTTGCGCGCGCGCATCCGTGAGGTGGTGCAGGGCCCCGAGGGAGCGCTCTACCTGCTCACCGACGCCACCAACGGCAAGCTGCTCAAGATCACCCCGCGCTGA
- a CDS encoding apolipoprotein N-acyltransferase, translating to MSPQALPSVGRNCLWAGAGALLVGLSAHLILVFPANLLGLVGGFACYFRALSRSETPRAAGLAGAVFGVLLAATSLYWLTDVLYVLTLGERIVGAAVVGGFLLLIALPYGLWGLVTGFLPRGATSRWLFLHAPGLLLAQALIHDAWLGFPWLHHGYWLALGPFGDWLSLLGAWGSGLLLLHIAACLGLWSQTPRAPQHALASVAVFCMALLFPASPAPSPPPQTLQVAIVSVEPNQVSDSARDDLGLLSRYVMATREAQADWTFWPESVIRDGEATLAPLGSTLALRGGKVFAGALLAAPLGRYNALVELPSGRPVYYKQKRVPFSEYLPGEPFRQLFGALGVNTLKTDVALWPQPQTAPEVSGVTLHPLLCYEVAFTELIQPGPQPTVLLNAGNESWFHSAVMHRMTLAMGAARSREYGVPLVRSVVGGYSGVFDPARAPSWEASLAPLHRAQLRPRPAATLYSQWRRLFP from the coding sequence ATGAGCCCACAGGCGCTCCCTTCTGTTGGACGGAACTGCCTGTGGGCGGGGGCGGGTGCCTTGCTGGTGGGGCTCTCCGCCCACCTGATCCTCGTCTTCCCCGCCAACTTGCTCGGCCTCGTGGGCGGGTTCGCTTGTTACTTCCGCGCCCTGAGCCGCAGCGAGACACCGCGCGCGGCGGGGCTCGCGGGTGCCGTGTTCGGCGTGCTCCTCGCGGCCACCAGCCTGTACTGGCTCACCGATGTGCTCTACGTGCTCACGCTCGGCGAGCGCATCGTCGGCGCCGCCGTGGTGGGTGGGTTCCTGCTGCTGATCGCGCTGCCATACGGCTTGTGGGGCCTCGTGACAGGGTTCCTGCCACGCGGTGCCACCTCCCGTTGGCTCTTTCTGCACGCGCCGGGATTGCTGCTGGCTCAGGCGCTCATCCACGACGCCTGGCTTGGCTTTCCCTGGCTGCACCACGGCTACTGGCTGGCCTTGGGTCCCTTCGGTGACTGGCTGAGCTTGCTGGGGGCCTGGGGCTCGGGATTGCTCCTGCTCCACATCGCCGCGTGCCTGGGGCTCTGGAGCCAGACCCCGAGGGCTCCTCAGCACGCGCTGGCCTCCGTGGCCGTGTTCTGCATGGCCCTCCTGTTCCCGGCGAGCCCCGCTCCGAGCCCACCTCCCCAGACCCTCCAGGTCGCGATCGTCAGCGTCGAGCCGAACCAGGTGAGCGACAGCGCGCGGGATGATCTCGGCCTGCTCTCCCGCTACGTCATGGCCACCCGGGAGGCCCAGGCCGACTGGACGTTCTGGCCCGAGTCCGTCATCCGCGACGGTGAGGCGACGCTTGCCCCACTTGGATCAACCCTGGCCCTGCGCGGCGGCAAGGTCTTCGCCGGTGCGCTGCTCGCGGCACCCTTGGGCCGGTACAACGCCCTCGTCGAGCTGCCGAGCGGCAGGCCCGTCTACTACAAGCAGAAGCGTGTCCCGTTCTCGGAGTACCTGCCCGGTGAGCCCTTCCGCCAGCTCTTCGGAGCGCTCGGCGTCAACACCCTCAAGACGGACGTGGCCCTGTGGCCTCAGCCCCAGACTGCCCCCGAGGTCAGCGGCGTCACCCTGCACCCTCTGCTCTGCTACGAGGTCGCCTTCACCGAGCTGATCCAGCCCGGTCCCCAGCCCACGGTGCTGCTCAACGCCGGGAACGAGAGCTGGTTCCACAGCGCTGTCATGCACCGCATGACGCTGGCCATGGGCGCGGCCCGCTCACGCGAGTACGGCGTCCCGCTCGTGCGCTCCGTGGTGGGGGGCTACAGCGGCGTATTCGATCCCGCGCGAGCCCCTTCATGGGAGGCGTCGTTAGCCCCGCTCCACCGGGCCCAGCTGCGCCCCCGTCCCGCGGCGACACTGTACAGCCAGTGGCGCCGTCTGTTCCCCTGA
- a CDS encoding endonuclease — translation MECRKRQWSHSVLAAALVLMFASQAQAEGTPAFDAYYSNHPKEWFDAATEFEYFNPSITRSWQLNETCNDAGFFSVASYNIFHNVPFITDFGDEMEQSLGKVSKCADVLLYQEAWDYDDIIQDGPKADLAARGYSMLTPSGFYCDDSGEGAIENDCSGLVIFYKSGTTLVRELTFQAFTTVNGADVHKEKGVWGAIFAKEGRYYYVFNTHFTYGSNSHLDGDATSDTSRISNMVQSLAYIRDRVHANKASYPPALVLFSGDFNADFASNNSYSKGYQLLGQANAQASFYEPYDYRLGGGTMGGWETPGFRSNWTGTSVDTGPNGMATGAVGDFDTVLVGKPSAFGSCMPTSISYSGWAPAWRTLDSNQPKWPFFTHSDHYGRWLRVKPGC, via the coding sequence ATGGAGTGTCGCAAGAGGCAGTGGAGCCACAGCGTGCTTGCCGCCGCGCTGGTGCTGATGTTCGCCAGCCAGGCGCAGGCCGAGGGCACACCCGCGTTCGACGCCTATTACTCGAACCACCCCAAGGAGTGGTTCGACGCCGCGACCGAGTTCGAGTACTTCAACCCCTCCATCACCCGCTCCTGGCAGCTCAACGAGACGTGTAACGACGCCGGGTTCTTCTCGGTGGCCTCCTACAACATCTTCCACAACGTGCCCTTCATCACCGACTTCGGCGACGAGATGGAGCAGAGCCTCGGCAAGGTGAGCAAGTGCGCCGACGTGCTGCTGTACCAAGAGGCCTGGGACTACGACGACATCATCCAGGACGGTCCCAAGGCGGACCTGGCTGCCCGCGGCTACAGCATGCTGACGCCCAGCGGCTTCTACTGTGACGACTCCGGCGAGGGCGCCATCGAGAACGACTGCAGCGGCCTGGTGATCTTCTACAAGAGCGGCACCACGCTGGTCCGGGAGCTCACGTTCCAGGCGTTCACCACGGTGAACGGCGCCGACGTACACAAGGAGAAGGGCGTGTGGGGCGCGATCTTCGCCAAGGAGGGCCGCTACTACTACGTCTTCAATACGCACTTCACCTATGGCAGCAACAGCCACCTCGATGGGGATGCCACCTCCGACACCTCGCGCATCTCCAACATGGTGCAATCGCTGGCCTACATTCGCGACCGGGTACACGCCAACAAGGCCAGCTATCCGCCCGCGCTCGTCCTCTTCAGCGGGGACTTCAACGCCGACTTCGCCAGCAACAACAGCTACTCCAAGGGCTACCAGCTCCTCGGCCAGGCCAACGCGCAGGCCTCCTTCTACGAGCCTTATGACTACCGGCTCGGGGGCGGCACCATGGGCGGCTGGGAGACCCCGGGCTTCCGGTCCAACTGGACCGGCACCTCTGTCGACACCGGCCCGAATGGCATGGCCACTGGCGCCGTGGGCGACTTCGACACCGTGCTGGTAGGGAAGCCGTCTGCCTTCGGCTCGTGCATGCCGACCAGTATCTCGTACAGTGGATGGGCTCCCGCGTGGCGAACGCTCGATAGCAACCAGCCCAAGTGGCCCTTCTTCACCCACTCGGACCACTATGGCCGCTGGCTGCGGGTGAAGCCCGGCTGTTAG
- a CDS encoding lipase secretion chaperone has translation MLPEAEEIKAQLLAAKAQLALGQAYERAAAHGDFALAPGRILRSLLAKRCGLVQRHASAGVCRELLFSHLKERLGLPEDTSQARFWEMLEQVDAAYERLVVADPAAARDEAFRAAYGRFREARRAIVGPELDRHLFGLADEVLLLPFEVDDLLRDARASAEQKLAAYESTLQRIEREHGVRLASVVEPVELAKHALRIQETAGPLGPEQQRAVLERYAGTEVAQRYLEHQREQQDRSERLRAFNQERDQLLEQLSREGLTPEQRRQRMAELDPPLFEKYRLR, from the coding sequence GTGCTCCCCGAGGCGGAGGAGATCAAGGCCCAGCTGCTGGCGGCCAAGGCCCAGCTCGCACTGGGTCAGGCCTACGAGCGCGCCGCCGCGCATGGAGACTTCGCCCTGGCTCCTGGCCGCATCTTGCGCAGCCTCCTCGCGAAGCGCTGCGGGCTGGTCCAGCGCCATGCGAGTGCGGGCGTGTGCCGTGAGCTCCTGTTCTCGCACTTGAAGGAGCGGCTGGGCCTGCCGGAGGACACCTCCCAGGCTCGGTTCTGGGAGATGCTGGAGCAGGTGGATGCCGCCTATGAGCGGCTCGTCGTCGCGGACCCCGCCGCCGCTCGGGACGAGGCCTTCCGCGCCGCCTACGGGCGCTTCCGGGAGGCCCGCCGCGCCATCGTCGGGCCAGAGCTCGACCGGCACCTCTTCGGGCTCGCGGACGAGGTGCTCCTGCTGCCCTTCGAGGTGGACGACCTGCTGCGCGACGCGCGCGCCTCCGCCGAGCAGAAGCTCGCTGCCTACGAGAGCACGCTCCAGCGCATCGAGCGCGAGCACGGGGTACGGCTCGCCTCCGTGGTGGAGCCGGTGGAGTTGGCGAAGCATGCGCTGCGGATCCAGGAGACCGCCGGCCCCCTGGGCCCTGAACAGCAGCGGGCTGTGCTCGAGCGCTACGCGGGCACCGAGGTCGCCCAGCGCTACCTGGAGCACCAGCGTGAGCAACAGGACCGGAGCGAGCGCCTGCGCGCCTTCAACCAGGAGCGCGATCAGCTGCTGGAGCAGCTCTCCCGCGAGGGACTCACCCCGGAGCAGCGCCGCCAGCGGATGGCCGAGCTCGATCCGCCCCTCTTCGAGAAGTACCGCCTGCGGTAA
- a CDS encoding penicillin acylase family protein — translation MRHLASLSSVGLVVLALLGGASGCSSDSPAPPPIEETPDEETPDEETPDEETPKGTKLPGLKGPVEVIVDDRAMPHIYASSQHDAALMQGYLMARDRFPQMEILKRNVTGRMAELLGTVSASALEGDVAARVIGYKRVADRIYASLPADAPEKAVLDGFAAGVNVYIAEVRSGTSKLPQGAELLESLVSNPAAFTDWTPQDSLAIGRYLSYALSYSAEADVALTQAMAASAAAFPQGNPRAGIFRDLWSFAPAREVFTREGLSSEGRSAESLTRGAKAHQRGLSQAMLPSSTVLSNAQGFFDAARRLRGVLGDESRGANNWVVSGAKTASGAPLLANDPHLSLPSPPLFWYSHLNTKKAGGNLDAEGISLVGVPGVMLGFNDRIAWGSTTANHDVTDVYEETITEGTNGAPATVRFKGQQVPIEIITETIKVSGKPDVVLKLENVPHHGIILPKIEGGAVVPRTASSALSVRWTGDEVSNEIAAFLGLNTATNAAEARAALTKFKVGAQSFVVATREGEIFWSTQSRLPVRDPRALTYDAVTQTGLSPAMVLPGDGSYEWMGDVEDRDLPQDANPAKGFIATANNDLVGTTKDGNPFNDARYLGWDYDLGHRISRITERLQSLADRGGVTPQDMISVQGDHRSPLGALLAPKFVAAARRVQEERSQPGTHPDLAGLVQRTSAAELDTLRQVANRLAAWTYETPPGVNIGDGEPAAAEVSDSIATALFNASMLRLVKLAFDDEIAAIGRRPDSGKLARTLQFAILEPTRLATYNATRGDTVLWDDLSTTNVAETRDERIAVAMMLGAGYLRDRLGADPEQWRWGKLHTLTLASLVPSTTGESAVTLPAPGSAMFPTGYPRPGDNFGVDASNFGMSNAEKFSYENGPVQRLVVEMTPEGPRAWNALPGGQVFDPQSTHHADEIELWRRNKAPSLYFTDEELSGHKVSSNSFVP, via the coding sequence GTGCGACACCTTGCTTCGCTGTCTTCGGTTGGTCTGGTGGTACTGGCCTTGCTCGGAGGCGCGAGCGGCTGCAGCTCCGACTCCCCCGCGCCTCCCCCTATCGAGGAGACGCCCGACGAGGAGACGCCCGACGAGGAGACACCCGACGAGGAGACACCCAAGGGCACGAAGTTGCCCGGGCTCAAGGGGCCGGTGGAGGTCATCGTGGATGATCGCGCGATGCCGCACATCTACGCGTCGTCGCAGCACGACGCGGCGCTGATGCAGGGCTACCTCATGGCGCGCGACCGGTTCCCGCAGATGGAGATCCTCAAGCGGAACGTCACCGGGCGCATGGCCGAGCTTCTGGGCACCGTGTCTGCGTCCGCGTTGGAGGGTGACGTCGCCGCGCGGGTGATCGGCTACAAGCGCGTAGCCGATCGGATCTACGCCTCTCTCCCCGCGGACGCGCCGGAGAAGGCCGTGCTCGACGGGTTCGCCGCGGGCGTGAACGTGTACATCGCGGAGGTGCGCAGCGGGACGTCGAAGCTGCCCCAGGGCGCGGAGCTGCTGGAGTCCCTGGTGAGCAACCCCGCGGCCTTCACCGATTGGACACCCCAGGACTCTCTGGCCATCGGGCGGTATCTGTCCTACGCACTGTCGTACTCGGCGGAGGCTGACGTCGCGCTGACCCAGGCGATGGCTGCTTCGGCCGCGGCCTTCCCCCAGGGAAATCCGCGCGCGGGGATCTTCCGCGATCTCTGGTCGTTCGCCCCGGCGCGCGAGGTGTTCACGCGGGAGGGGCTCTCGTCCGAGGGACGGAGCGCGGAGAGCCTGACAAGAGGAGCGAAGGCCCACCAGAGGGGCCTGTCACAGGCAATGCTGCCGAGTAGCACGGTGCTCTCGAATGCGCAGGGGTTCTTCGACGCGGCGAGGCGGCTGCGAGGGGTGCTCGGCGACGAGAGCCGGGGCGCGAACAACTGGGTGGTGTCGGGGGCGAAGACGGCCTCGGGGGCGCCGCTGCTGGCCAATGATCCCCACCTGTCGCTGCCCAGCCCTCCGCTCTTCTGGTACTCGCATCTGAACACGAAGAAGGCGGGAGGAAACCTGGACGCCGAGGGCATCTCGCTGGTCGGCGTGCCCGGCGTCATGCTGGGGTTCAATGACCGCATTGCGTGGGGGAGCACGACGGCGAACCACGACGTGACGGACGTGTACGAGGAGACGATCACGGAGGGGACGAACGGGGCGCCGGCCACGGTGCGCTTCAAGGGCCAGCAGGTGCCGATCGAGATCATCACGGAGACGATCAAGGTCTCGGGCAAGCCGGACGTGGTGCTCAAGCTGGAGAACGTCCCGCACCACGGAATCATCCTTCCGAAGATCGAGGGCGGCGCAGTGGTCCCGCGGACGGCGAGCAGCGCGCTGTCCGTGCGGTGGACGGGTGACGAGGTGTCGAACGAGATCGCGGCCTTCCTGGGGCTGAACACGGCGACGAACGCAGCGGAGGCGCGCGCGGCGCTCACGAAGTTCAAGGTGGGCGCGCAGAGCTTCGTGGTGGCGACGCGGGAAGGGGAGATCTTCTGGTCGACCCAGTCCCGGCTGCCAGTGCGGGATCCTCGGGCGCTGACGTATGACGCGGTGACGCAGACAGGGCTGTCACCCGCGATGGTGCTGCCGGGCGACGGGAGCTACGAGTGGATGGGAGACGTGGAGGACCGCGACCTTCCGCAGGACGCGAACCCGGCGAAGGGTTTCATCGCCACGGCCAACAATGATCTCGTGGGCACGACGAAGGACGGCAACCCGTTCAACGACGCGCGCTACCTCGGGTGGGACTACGATCTCGGCCACCGCATCTCCCGGATCACCGAGAGGCTCCAGTCGCTCGCGGACAGGGGAGGGGTGACGCCGCAGGACATGATCTCCGTTCAAGGCGACCACCGCTCGCCGCTGGGGGCCCTGCTGGCGCCGAAGTTCGTGGCCGCGGCGCGGCGGGTGCAGGAGGAGCGGTCTCAGCCGGGCACGCACCCCGACCTGGCGGGGCTGGTCCAGCGGACCTCGGCGGCGGAGCTGGACACGCTCAGGCAGGTAGCGAACCGGCTGGCGGCGTGGACGTACGAGACGCCACCGGGCGTGAACATCGGGGACGGCGAGCCGGCCGCGGCGGAGGTCTCGGACTCCATCGCGACGGCGCTGTTCAATGCCTCGATGCTGCGGCTCGTGAAGCTCGCATTCGATGATGAGATCGCTGCCATCGGGCGGCGTCCGGACAGCGGGAAGCTGGCGAGGACGCTGCAGTTCGCCATCCTGGAGCCGACCCGGTTGGCGACGTACAACGCCACGCGGGGCGATACGGTGCTGTGGGACGACCTCTCGACGACGAATGTGGCCGAGACTCGGGATGAGCGCATCGCGGTCGCGATGATGCTGGGAGCAGGTTACCTGCGGGATCGGCTCGGGGCGGACCCGGAGCAGTGGCGGTGGGGCAAACTGCACACGCTCACGCTGGCGTCGCTGGTTCCGTCAACCACCGGTGAGAGCGCGGTGACGCTCCCCGCGCCCGGTTCCGCGATGTTCCCGACCGGGTACCCGCGTCCAGGTGACAACTTCGGGGTGGATGCCTCGAACTTTGGGATGTCGAACGCGGAGAAGTTCTCCTACGAGAACGGCCCGGTACAGCGGCTGGTGGTGGAGATGACCCCCGAAGGGCCGCGAGCGTGGAACGCGCTGCCGGGTGGGCAGGTCTTCGATCCGCAGAGCACCCACCACGCGGACGAAATTGAGCTCTGGCGGCGGAACAAGGCACCGAGCCTGTATTTCACGGACGAGGAATTGAGCGGACACAAGGTCTCGAGCAACTCGTTCGTGCCGTAA
- a CDS encoding serine hydrolase domain-containing protein produces MRRCLSLPFSLLVVLSCASPRGGQVQEASKSHGPLAQKLAPVGDFFRQAVARQKLPGALVFVERLDGSERYLETFGSMERERGRSFDEKTLIRIASMTKPITSTAVMMLVEEGKIDLDAPLGRYLPEWAHPTVLGEVSPDGSYSTRPARQPLTVRSLLTHTSGLSYRFMGPPLADIYARAGVSDGVGHTEGTLAEQSQKLAALPLLHEPGEHYTYSLSTDILGRVIEAVSGRPLDKFLEERIFEPLGMQDTFFYPPENRVDEVAVLYRLGPERTLERVPVTGRNLSDGDAVYASDVQTAGPRTYVSGGGGLLSTVSDYAIFLRMIANKGGHKDQRLLSPASVDLMTTNQIGRLRANFFDSGFGLGFAVNDDPARAKALGPVGTYFWVGIFSSRFWVDPGSKLIGICTSQFWDLDDETIDQCPAQVYQALSRQ; encoded by the coding sequence ATGCGCCGATGCTTGTCCCTGCCGTTTTCATTGCTGGTGGTCCTGTCCTGCGCATCACCGCGCGGTGGCCAGGTCCAGGAAGCTTCGAAGTCCCACGGTCCGCTGGCCCAGAAGCTGGCCCCTGTCGGTGATTTCTTCCGCCAGGCCGTGGCCAGGCAGAAGCTTCCTGGCGCCCTCGTGTTCGTGGAGCGGCTCGACGGCAGTGAGCGCTATCTGGAGACCTTCGGCTCCATGGAACGTGAGCGCGGCCGGTCCTTTGATGAGAAGACGCTGATCCGCATCGCCTCGATGACCAAGCCCATCACCAGCACCGCGGTGATGATGCTCGTGGAAGAGGGGAAGATCGACCTCGACGCCCCGCTGGGCAGGTACCTGCCCGAGTGGGCTCACCCCACCGTGCTGGGCGAGGTCTCCCCCGATGGAAGCTACAGTACGCGCCCCGCCCGGCAGCCGCTGACCGTCCGGAGCCTCCTGACGCACACCTCGGGCTTGAGCTACCGCTTCATGGGCCCACCCCTGGCGGATATCTACGCACGGGCCGGCGTCAGTGATGGTGTCGGCCACACGGAGGGCACGCTCGCGGAGCAGTCCCAGAAACTCGCCGCGTTGCCGCTGCTCCACGAGCCGGGCGAGCACTACACCTATAGCCTGAGTACGGACATCCTCGGCCGCGTCATCGAAGCCGTCTCGGGCAGGCCGCTCGACAAGTTCCTGGAGGAGCGCATCTTCGAGCCGCTCGGCATGCAGGACACCTTCTTCTATCCCCCCGAGAACCGTGTTGACGAGGTGGCCGTGCTCTACCGCCTCGGTCCGGAGAGAACGCTGGAGCGCGTACCTGTCACGGGCAGGAATTTGAGCGACGGGGATGCCGTGTACGCGTCGGATGTGCAGACGGCCGGGCCGCGGACGTACGTCTCCGGCGGCGGAGGCTTGCTCTCCACGGTGAGTGACTACGCCATCTTCTTGCGGATGATCGCCAACAAGGGGGGACACAAGGACCAGCGCCTCCTGTCACCCGCCTCCGTGGACCTGATGACGACCAACCAGATTGGCCGCTTGCGAGCCAACTTCTTTGACTCGGGCTTCGGCCTGGGATTCGCCGTCAATGATGACCCCGCGCGAGCGAAAGCCCTCGGCCCGGTGGGCACCTACTTCTGGGTGGGGATCTTCAGCTCCCGGTTCTGGGTGGACCCAGGCTCGAAGCTGATCGGCATCTGCACCTCCCAGTTCTGGGACCTTGACGACGAGACCATCGATCAGTGCCCCGCCCAGGTCTACCAGGCGTTGTCGCGGCAGTAG